A genomic window from Pseudocitrobacter corydidari includes:
- a CDS encoding LysR family transcriptional regulator, which translates to MAKERALTLEALRVMDAIDRRGSFAAAADELGRVPSALSYTMQKLEEELDVVLFDRSGHRTKFTNVGRMLLERGRVLLEAADKLTTDAEALARGWETHLTIVTEALIPTPTLYPLIEKLAAKANTQLSIITEVLAGAWERLEQGRADIVIAPDMHFRSSSEINSRKLYSVMNVYVAAPDHPIHQEPEPLSEVTRVKYRGVAVADTARERPVLTVQLLDKQPRLTVTSMEDKRQALLAGLGVATMPYPLVEKDIAEGRLRVVSPEYTNEVEIIMAWRRDSMGEAKSWCLREIQKLLAVK; encoded by the coding sequence ATGGCTAAAGAGAGAGCATTAACGCTGGAAGCCCTGCGGGTGATGGATGCAATCGACCGTCGCGGCAGCTTTGCCGCTGCGGCTGATGAGCTGGGACGCGTTCCGTCGGCATTAAGCTACACCATGCAAAAACTGGAAGAAGAACTGGACGTTGTGTTGTTCGACCGCTCAGGTCATCGAACAAAATTCACCAATGTCGGGCGGATGCTTCTGGAACGCGGGCGCGTACTGCTGGAAGCGGCGGATAAGCTGACGACCGATGCCGAAGCACTGGCGCGCGGTTGGGAAACACATCTGACGATTGTCACCGAAGCGCTCATTCCTACACCCACGCTCTATCCGCTGATTGAAAAGCTGGCGGCGAAAGCGAACACACAACTTTCAATTATCACCGAAGTGCTGGCCGGTGCGTGGGAACGCCTGGAGCAGGGGCGAGCGGATATCGTGATTGCGCCGGATATGCATTTCCGTTCGTCGTCGGAAATTAACTCACGCAAACTCTATTCGGTGATGAACGTTTACGTCGCCGCGCCAGATCACCCGATTCATCAGGAGCCGGAACCGCTCTCTGAAGTGACGCGCGTGAAGTACCGCGGCGTGGCGGTGGCGGATACCGCCCGTGAACGCCCGGTGCTGACGGTGCAGTTACTGGATAAACAGCCGCGCCTTACCGTAACCTCAATGGAAGATAAGCGCCAGGCTCTGCTGGCCGGTTTGGGTGTGGCGACCATGCCGTATCCGCTGGTGGAAAAAGATATCGCCGAGGGGCGTTTGCGGGTAGTGAGCCCGGAATACACCAACGAAGTGGAAATTATCATGGCGTGGCGTCGCGACAGCATGGGCGAAGCGAAGTCGTGGTGTCTGCGGGAAATTCAGAAGCTGCTGGCGGTTAAGTAG
- a CDS encoding DUF805 domain-containing protein codes for MDWYLKVLRNYIGFGGRARRKEYWMFILVNVIFTLVLGIIDKMLGWQRASGEGILTTIYGVLIFLPWWAVQFRRLHDTDRSAWWLLLLIIPIIGWLVIIIFNCQSGTPGENRFGADPKLNS; via the coding sequence ATGGATTGGTATCTCAAAGTTCTACGAAATTACATCGGTTTTGGGGGCCGCGCTCGCCGTAAAGAGTACTGGATGTTTATTCTGGTCAACGTCATCTTTACGCTGGTGCTGGGTATTATCGATAAGATGCTGGGCTGGCAGCGCGCCAGCGGTGAAGGAATTCTGACAACCATTTATGGTGTGCTGATTTTCCTGCCCTGGTGGGCCGTCCAGTTCCGCCGCCTGCACGATACCGACCGCTCGGCCTGGTGGCTGTTGCTGCTGATCATCCCGATTATCGGCTGGCTGGTGATTATTATCTTCAACTGCCAGTCGGGTACGCCGGGCGAGAACCGCTTTGGCGCGGATCCGAAGTTGAATTCGTAG
- a CDS encoding glutathione S-transferase family protein: MGQLIDGVWHDTWYDTKSTGGKFQRSVSAFRNWLTADGEAGPSGVGGFAAEKDRYHLYVSLACPWAHRTLILRKLKGLEPFISVSVVNPLMLENGWTFDDSFPAATGDTLYQHEFLYQLYLHADPHYTGRVTVPVLWDKKNHTIVSNESAEIIRMFNTAFDGLGAKAGDYYPAELRAQIDELNGWIYDTVNNGVYKAGFATSQDAYSDAVEKVFTSLERLEQILGQHRYLTGNQLTEADIRLWTTLIRFDPVYVTHFKCDKHRISDYLNLHGFMRDIYQMPGIAETVNFDHIRNHYFRSHKTINPTGIISIGPWQDLDEPHGRDERSR; this comes from the coding sequence ATGGGACAACTGATCGACGGCGTCTGGCATGACACCTGGTATGACACCAAATCCACCGGGGGTAAATTTCAACGTTCAGTCTCGGCATTCCGTAACTGGCTCACTGCGGATGGCGAAGCAGGCCCATCGGGCGTCGGCGGGTTTGCCGCTGAGAAAGATCGCTATCACCTGTACGTCTCGCTCGCCTGTCCGTGGGCGCACCGCACGCTGATTCTGCGTAAACTGAAAGGGCTGGAGCCGTTTATCTCCGTTTCCGTGGTCAACCCGCTGATGCTGGAAAATGGCTGGACCTTTGATGACAGCTTCCCGGCGGCGACCGGCGATACGCTGTATCAGCATGAATTCCTCTATCAACTCTATCTGCATGCCGATCCGCACTATACCGGGCGCGTTACCGTACCGGTGCTGTGGGATAAGAAAAACCATACCATCGTCAGCAACGAATCCGCCGAAATCATTCGCATGTTCAATACGGCTTTCGACGGCCTGGGCGCGAAAGCGGGTGATTACTATCCTGCTGAGCTGCGCGCACAGATTGATGAACTGAACGGTTGGATCTACGACACGGTGAATAACGGCGTCTACAAAGCCGGCTTTGCCACCAGCCAGGACGCCTACAGCGACGCGGTGGAGAAAGTCTTTACCTCGCTGGAACGCCTTGAGCAGATCCTCGGTCAGCATCGTTATCTGACGGGTAATCAGCTCACTGAAGCCGATATTCGTCTGTGGACCACATTGATCCGCTTTGATCCGGTCTATGTGACGCACTTTAAGTGCGATAAGCACCGTATCAGCGATTACCTGAACCTGCACGGTTTTATGCGCGATATCTATCAGATGCCGGGCATTGCCGAGACGGTGAATTTCGATCACATCCGCAATCACTATTTCCGCAGCCATAAAACCATTAACCCTACGGGAATCATTTCCATTGGGCCGTGGCAGGATCTCGACGAGCCACACGGGCGTGATGAGCGCTCCCGCTAA
- a CDS encoding DoxX family protein translates to MKKLEDVGVLVARILMPILFITAGWGKITGYAGTQQYMEAMGVPGFMLPLVILLEFGGGLAVLFGFLTRTTALFTAGFTILTAFLFHSNFAEGVNSLMFMKNLTIAGGFLLLAITGPGAFSIDRVLNKKW, encoded by the coding sequence ATGAAAAAATTAGAAGATGTTGGTGTACTGGTAGCGCGCATCCTGATGCCAATCCTGTTCATTACCGCAGGTTGGGGCAAAATCACCGGTTATGCGGGTACCCAACAATATATGGAAGCAATGGGCGTCCCTGGCTTTATGCTGCCGCTGGTTATCCTGCTTGAGTTTGGCGGCGGTCTGGCAGTGCTGTTTGGTTTCCTGACCCGAACCACCGCGCTGTTTACTGCGGGCTTCACCATCCTGACCGCGTTCCTGTTCCACAGTAACTTCGCGGAAGGCGTAAACTCGCTGATGTTTATGAAAAACCTCACCATTGCGGGCGGTTTCCTGCTGCTGGCTATCACCGGCCCGGGCGCATTCAGCATCGACCGCGTGCTGAATAAAAAGTGGTAA
- a CDS encoding YqjK-like family protein, with protein MSNRKEREARKAYLLSQIQQQRLDLSAGRRDWLELTHVYDRKWAMLLSLRTWALAGSGVFAVWGLRQPNRLVRWARRGFSVWSAWRLVKNTLR; from the coding sequence AGTAACCGAAAGGAGCGTGAGGCGCGTAAGGCGTATTTGCTGAGCCAGATTCAGCAACAGCGGCTGGACTTAAGTGCGGGCCGACGCGACTGGCTGGAACTCACCCACGTCTACGACCGCAAATGGGCGATGCTGCTCAGCCTGCGTACCTGGGCGCTGGCGGGTAGCGGCGTGTTCGCGGTCTGGGGTTTGCGTCAGCCGAACAGGCTGGTGCGCTGGGCACGACGCGGGTTCAGCGTCTGGAGCGCCTGGCGGCTGGTGAAAAATACGCTGCGTTAA